The Actinopolyspora erythraea genome has a segment encoding these proteins:
- a CDS encoding ABC transporter ATP-binding protein, whose product MSHHEVHPAELDIREVTHTTGGREVLSRVSLTAAPGEVVGVVGPNGAGKSTLLRTAYRQLRPTHGRVLLDGTDVFRTPRRSLARRLAALPQELPAEFELTAHDVAAMGRAPHRRRIGRDRLGDERIVTVSLEMVEMAELAHRPFDQLSGGEKQRVLIARALAQEPGMLVLDEPTNHLDMRHQFDVLALVRRLNVTTLAALHDLNLAARFCDRMCVLAAGEVAAIGTPAEVLTESLLSEVYGVRAEIGTHPRTGAPTVLFGN is encoded by the coding sequence ATGAGCCATCACGAAGTTCACCCGGCCGAGTTGGACATCAGGGAAGTCACTCACACCACCGGGGGGCGTGAAGTTCTCTCGCGCGTGTCGCTGACGGCAGCGCCGGGCGAAGTGGTCGGCGTGGTCGGCCCCAACGGGGCCGGAAAGTCGACACTGTTGCGCACGGCCTACCGTCAGCTACGACCCACCCACGGTCGGGTTCTCCTCGACGGGACGGACGTGTTCCGGACACCGCGCCGCTCACTGGCACGACGGCTGGCGGCCCTGCCGCAGGAGCTCCCCGCCGAGTTCGAGCTGACCGCCCACGACGTGGCCGCGATGGGACGCGCACCGCACCGGCGGAGAATCGGCCGGGACCGCCTCGGCGACGAGCGGATCGTGACCGTGTCGCTGGAGATGGTCGAGATGGCCGAGTTGGCCCATCGTCCGTTCGACCAGCTCTCCGGTGGGGAGAAGCAGCGGGTGCTCATCGCTCGGGCGCTCGCGCAGGAACCGGGGATGCTGGTACTCGACGAGCCCACCAATCACCTGGACATGCGTCACCAGTTCGATGTGCTGGCACTGGTGCGCCGACTGAACGTGACGACCCTCGCGGCGCTGCACGACCTCAACCTGGCCGCCCGCTTCTGCGACCGGATGTGCGTGCTGGCCGCGGGCGAAGTGGCGGCGATCGGAACCCCCGCCGAGGTGCTCACCGAATCACTGCTGTCCGAGGTGTACGGCGTACGGGCCGAGATCGGCACCCACCCCCGCACGGGCGCCCCGACCGTCCTCTTCGGAAACTGA
- a CDS encoding (2Fe-2S)-binding protein produces the protein MSTHADQLLARTLDGMAPAEHARLLTDENCGQVPATLVEDPDWMAEQLRLRSRIWNTEDARVLATLWWFSTSTRLITPSVASFVVTGEALSPRLEDLGLHWHPDSRLSGVTSVEVLTGSSALESLAEALHQTLERSITSVAATARIRHLPLWAIATDAIAGCLLWAGRAEGAPERATALAEPLVAAIGGPMPAPRYTEIGSQSGTSRLFTKRTSCCLLYRAPGEDKCSSCPGRSPERRHALLRENTPH, from the coding sequence ATGAGCACGCACGCGGACCAACTGCTCGCCCGCACGCTCGACGGGATGGCCCCGGCCGAGCACGCTCGGCTGCTCACCGACGAGAACTGCGGACAGGTGCCCGCGACCCTCGTCGAGGACCCCGACTGGATGGCCGAGCAGCTGCGGTTGCGTAGTCGGATCTGGAACACCGAAGACGCGCGCGTCCTGGCCACCCTGTGGTGGTTCTCGACGTCGACCAGACTGATCACACCGTCGGTGGCCTCGTTCGTGGTCACCGGTGAGGCGCTGTCACCCCGGCTGGAGGACCTGGGGTTGCACTGGCACCCGGACAGCAGGCTGTCCGGCGTGACCTCGGTGGAGGTACTCACCGGCAGTTCCGCCCTGGAATCCCTGGCCGAAGCGCTGCACCAGACCCTCGAACGGAGCATCACCTCGGTGGCCGCCACCGCCCGGATCCGACATCTCCCCCTCTGGGCGATCGCGACCGACGCCATCGCCGGCTGTCTGCTCTGGGCCGGACGCGCAGAAGGTGCGCCTGAGCGGGCCACCGCCCTGGCCGAGCCGCTGGTCGCGGCCATCGGCGGGCCGATGCCCGCACCGCGCTACACCGAGATCGGCTCCCAGTCGGGGACTTCCCGGCTGTTCACCAAGCGGACCTCGTGCTGCCTGCTCTACCGGGCACCCGGCGAGGACAAGTGCTCCTCCTGTCCCGGCCGCTCTCCCGAGCGACGACACGCCCTGCTCCGCGAGAACACCCCGCACTGA
- a CDS encoding glycoside hydrolase family 18 protein encodes MPEDGPSARTEQARHDGRPESDKRLILYYQTHFAAKDGREKLVPPMELVRNGAGVTDINLGAIHLNNLDDDQEKDKPLTINDTAPRDPKFRPMWDELSLIRDEVDVHAFVGGDAPGTFIRLENQFQRYYPLLRDFVVQYRMSGVDLDIEKEGKEMADPTGTVGRVIDALREDFPEDFTISLAPGARELTQDEGGLSGVRYRELYRTHGTMINRFHAQFYCTWGDMSSKDNYLDVVAKSGIPAEKIVAGVVTHNKHCKDYIELSKLREVIRDLRWECPGFAGIFGWEYHLAGESENDPTYEDAPWRWAKEVSKALRES; translated from the coding sequence ATGCCGGAAGACGGGCCGTCCGCGAGGACGGAACAAGCGCGGCATGACGGCAGACCCGAATCCGACAAGCGACTGATTCTTTACTACCAGACGCACTTCGCCGCCAAGGACGGGCGGGAGAAGCTCGTTCCTCCGATGGAACTGGTGCGCAACGGTGCCGGAGTGACGGACATCAATCTTGGGGCGATCCATCTCAACAACCTGGATGACGATCAGGAGAAGGACAAACCGCTCACGATCAACGACACCGCTCCGCGAGACCCGAAGTTCCGGCCCATGTGGGACGAGTTGTCGTTGATTCGGGATGAGGTGGATGTCCACGCGTTCGTCGGAGGCGACGCGCCGGGAACGTTCATCCGGCTCGAAAACCAATTCCAACGATACTATCCCCTGCTCAGGGATTTCGTTGTCCAGTACCGGATGAGCGGTGTCGATCTGGACATCGAGAAGGAGGGGAAGGAGATGGCAGACCCCACCGGCACGGTGGGGAGGGTGATCGACGCCCTGCGGGAGGACTTCCCCGAGGACTTCACGATCTCACTGGCTCCGGGGGCGAGGGAGCTGACCCAGGACGAGGGCGGACTGTCGGGTGTCCGGTACCGGGAGCTGTACCGGACCCACGGGACGATGATCAACAGGTTCCACGCGCAGTTCTACTGCACCTGGGGTGACATGTCTTCCAAGGACAACTATCTCGATGTCGTCGCCAAGAGCGGTATACCGGCGGAAAAAATCGTGGCCGGGGTCGTTACCCACAACAAGCACTGCAAGGACTACATCGAACTGAGCAAGCTGCGGGAGGTCATTCGAGACTTGCGGTGGGAGTGTCCAGGATTCGCCGGTATCTTCGGCTGGGAATACCATCTCGCGGGTGAAAGTGAGAACGATCCGACGTACGAGGACGCTCCCTGGAGGTGGGCGAAGGAGGTGTCCAAGGCCCTGCGAGAGAGCTGA
- a CDS encoding helix-turn-helix transcriptional regulator: MWETCRTERFAPGKERQNHKLTGAGMPLVGQRHQGRGELADRLGVSERTLRRDIEQLRELGYHVTAERGYDGGYSLEAEGNLPPLLLDDDELVVLAVGLREVTARTAAHTTETALSALAKLEQLLPARLRRRVSALQSHTMPAVSDSAPSTAPDMIARLTLCSRDGERVRFGYTDATDTRTTYSVEPHCLISTEQGWYLVAWELNGESWEAFRINRIDSFVATGTRFEPRELDVRRAAEITDVATVRFARGHVGLLRLHAPMEELPARVGAWAQDARAESETTTLLPISADHLPHLIFGIAWIPDDYEFEIVEPPELAAFAHSLGARLLRADSSTQQR, from the coding sequence ATGTGGGAGACATGTCGCACCGAGCGGTTCGCCCCGGGCAAGGAGCGGCAGAACCACAAGCTGACGGGGGCAGGGATGCCTCTCGTCGGTCAACGCCACCAGGGCCGCGGCGAGCTCGCCGATCGGCTCGGGGTCAGCGAGCGCACCCTGCGCCGCGACATCGAGCAACTGCGCGAGCTCGGATACCACGTCACGGCCGAACGCGGCTACGACGGTGGGTACTCCCTGGAGGCCGAAGGGAACCTGCCGCCGCTGCTGCTCGACGACGACGAGCTCGTCGTCCTGGCGGTGGGCCTGCGTGAGGTCACCGCCCGCACCGCGGCGCACACCACCGAGACCGCCCTGTCGGCGCTGGCCAAGCTCGAACAGCTGCTACCCGCGCGGCTGCGGCGCAGAGTGTCCGCGCTGCAGTCGCACACGATGCCGGCCGTATCCGATTCCGCTCCCTCGACGGCACCCGACATGATCGCCCGCCTGACGCTGTGCAGCAGAGACGGCGAGCGCGTCCGTTTCGGCTACACCGACGCGACCGACACGCGCACGACGTACTCTGTCGAACCACATTGCCTGATCTCCACCGAGCAGGGCTGGTACCTCGTCGCCTGGGAACTGAACGGGGAATCGTGGGAAGCGTTCCGGATCAACCGGATCGACTCCTTCGTCGCGACCGGGACGCGATTCGAACCGCGCGAACTGGACGTGCGGCGCGCGGCCGAGATCACCGACGTGGCCACCGTCAGGTTCGCCCGCGGCCACGTCGGTCTGCTGCGCCTGCACGCCCCGATGGAAGAACTCCCCGCGCGGGTCGGGGCCTGGGCCCAGGACGCCCGAGCGGAGTCGGAGACGACCACGCTGCTGCCGATCAGCGCCGACCACCTGCCCCACCTCATCTTCGGCATCGCGTGGATACCGGACGACTACGAGTTCGAGATCGTGGAGCCCCCGGAGTTGGCCGCGTTCGCCCATTCGCTCGGCGCACGGCTGCTGAGAGCGGACTCCAGTACCCAGCAGCGCTGA
- a CDS encoding DegT/DnrJ/EryC1/StrS family aminotransferase has protein sequence MNVPFLDLQAAYLELRSDIDQAFQRVLGSGWYLHGPENEAFEVEFAAYCENTHCVTVGSGYEALALSLLALGVGRGDEVIVPSHTFIATWLAVSRTGAVPVPVEPEELSHTLDPVLVEQAITPRTAAVLPVHLYGHPADLDALRAIADRHGLALVEDVAQAVGARHRGRRIGAGSTAAAFSFYPGKNLGALGDGGAVVTTDHALAERVRALRNYGSKRKYVHEVRGTNARLDELQAAVLRVKLRHLDDWNARRTTLARHYQTELANVAGITLPETHPWAESAWHLFVLRCADRERLQRHLTETGVQTLIHYPVPVHLSTAYSDFGLPRGSFPIAETLAAEVLSLPIGPHLEREAADHVITTLKAAF, from the coding sequence ATGAACGTCCCCTTCTTGGATCTGCAAGCCGCCTATCTCGAGCTCCGGTCCGACATCGACCAGGCGTTCCAGCGTGTGCTCGGTTCGGGCTGGTACCTGCACGGGCCGGAGAACGAGGCGTTCGAAGTGGAGTTCGCGGCCTACTGCGAGAACACGCACTGCGTGACGGTCGGCAGCGGTTACGAGGCGCTGGCACTGAGCCTGTTGGCGCTCGGCGTCGGCCGGGGCGACGAGGTGATCGTGCCTTCGCACACCTTCATCGCCACGTGGCTCGCCGTGTCGCGCACCGGTGCCGTGCCGGTTCCCGTGGAACCGGAGGAGCTGAGCCACACCCTCGACCCGGTACTCGTCGAGCAGGCGATCACGCCGCGCACCGCCGCCGTCCTGCCGGTGCACCTCTACGGCCACCCCGCTGATCTCGACGCGCTCCGCGCGATCGCCGACCGCCACGGACTGGCGCTGGTGGAGGACGTCGCACAGGCTGTTGGCGCCCGCCACCGCGGCCGCCGCATCGGTGCGGGTTCCACGGCCGCGGCCTTCAGCTTCTACCCGGGCAAGAACCTGGGCGCGCTGGGGGACGGCGGCGCGGTCGTCACCACCGATCACGCCCTGGCGGAGCGCGTCCGCGCGCTGCGCAACTACGGTTCGAAGCGGAAGTACGTGCACGAGGTCCGTGGCACCAATGCGCGCCTCGACGAGCTCCAGGCGGCGGTTCTGCGCGTAAAGCTCCGTCACCTCGACGACTGGAACGCCCGGCGCACCACGCTGGCGCGGCACTACCAGACGGAGCTGGCGAACGTCGCCGGCATCACGCTCCCGGAAACCCACCCTTGGGCCGAATCGGCTTGGCACCTCTTCGTCCTCCGTTGTGCGGACCGCGAGCGTCTCCAGCGGCATCTCACCGAGACGGGGGTCCAAACCCTGATCCACTACCCCGTCCCCGTCCACCTCTCAACCGCTTACAGCGACTTCGGTCTGCCTCGTGGCTCCTTCCCCATCGCGGAGACCCTGGCAGCGGAGGTCCTCAGCCTCCCCATTGGCCCCCACCTCGAGAGGGAAGCTGCCGACCACGTCATCACGACCCTCAAAGCCGCGTTCTGA
- the erm gene encoding ErmE/ErmH/ErmO/ErmR family 23S rRNA (adenine(2058)-N(6))-methyltransferase, whose amino-acid sequence MSSSDESRPRRSQQERQHPKQNRPVLGRTERDRNRRQFGQNFLHDRKTLARIAEVAELRPDLPVLEVGPGKGLLTRKLASRARQVTSYEIDSRLAKSLREKLSEHRNIEVVNTDFLTTEPPTEPFAFVGAIPYGITSAIVDWCLEAPTIETATMVTQLEFARKRTGDYGRWSRLTVMTWPLFEWEFVEKVDRRLFRPVPKVDSAIIRLRRRSEPLLDGEALERYKSMVELGFTGVGGNIQASLLRQYPKHRVAAALDHASIGGGAVVAYIRPEQWLKLFERLDRKEEPTRGRNQRGERTRGGDHRVHGRGRRGPSEDGRSGGRSNGRSGRRGGPRQR is encoded by the coding sequence GTGAGCAGTTCGGACGAATCCCGCCCGCGTCGTTCCCAGCAGGAGCGACAGCATCCCAAGCAGAATCGACCGGTGCTGGGGCGTACCGAACGAGACCGCAACCGGCGCCAGTTCGGACAGAACTTCCTCCACGACCGCAAGACCCTCGCGCGCATCGCCGAGGTCGCCGAGCTGCGTCCTGACCTGCCGGTCCTGGAAGTCGGGCCGGGCAAAGGACTGCTCACCAGGAAATTGGCGAGCCGGGCGCGTCAGGTGACCTCGTACGAGATCGATTCGCGGCTGGCGAAGTCCTTGCGGGAGAAGCTTTCCGAGCATCGGAACATCGAAGTCGTCAACACCGACTTCCTCACCACCGAACCGCCAACCGAGCCGTTCGCCTTCGTCGGCGCGATCCCCTACGGCATAACCTCGGCGATCGTGGACTGGTGCCTGGAGGCGCCGACGATCGAGACGGCGACGATGGTGACGCAGTTGGAGTTCGCCCGAAAGCGGACCGGCGATTACGGTCGCTGGAGCCGCCTCACGGTGATGACGTGGCCGCTGTTCGAGTGGGAGTTCGTCGAGAAGGTCGACCGCAGGCTGTTCCGGCCGGTGCCCAAGGTCGACTCGGCTATCATACGACTGCGCAGACGCAGCGAACCGCTGCTTGATGGAGAGGCGCTCGAACGCTACAAGTCGATGGTCGAGCTGGGCTTCACCGGGGTCGGCGGCAATATCCAGGCATCGCTGCTGCGCCAGTACCCGAAACACCGCGTAGCGGCGGCGCTCGATCACGCGAGCATCGGAGGCGGCGCGGTGGTCGCCTACATCCGGCCGGAGCAGTGGCTCAAACTGTTCGAGCGCCTGGACCGGAAGGAAGAGCCGACGCGTGGGCGGAACCAGCGGGGCGAGCGAACTCGTGGAGGCGACCACCGCGTTCACGGGAGGGGGCGGCGCGGGCCGTCCGAGGATGGACGTTCCGGCGGGCGTTCCAACGGGCGTTCCGGACGACGCGGCGGGCCCAGGCAGCGGTAG
- a CDS encoding class I SAM-dependent methyltransferase: MGLGKCRICGNHDLESILHLGDQALTGVFPRNRDEIVPSVPLELVKCAPPGCGLVQLLESADFGLMYNEGYGYRSGIRPFMINHLHDKVAKLRDMVRVDRDDLVVDIGSNDSTLLRGYLPDAPKLVGFDPVGEKFRELYPPEADLVSGFFSAETFKERYGERRAKVVTSIAMLYDLPEPMRFMRDVHDILTEDGLWLTEQSYLPSMLDAGAYDVVCHEHLEYYALAQLEWMAQRTGLKVVDAEITDVYGGSLCAVLAKEGSGHPVDEAKLELIRAREAAAKLDTLAPYEAFARQAEHQRDQLLELLARSRAEGKLTLGYGASTKGNVILQYCGLTDEDLPCIGEVSPEKSGCYTPGSDIPIVSEEEAKSHRPDQLLVLPWIYRDGFVEREREFLAGGGELIFPLPRLEIV; the protein is encoded by the coding sequence GTGGGCCTAGGCAAATGCCGCATATGCGGAAACCACGATCTCGAGTCCATACTCCACCTGGGCGATCAGGCCCTGACCGGAGTTTTCCCTCGGAACCGAGACGAAATCGTCCCCTCTGTCCCGCTCGAACTGGTCAAGTGCGCGCCGCCAGGCTGCGGACTCGTCCAACTGCTTGAGAGCGCTGATTTCGGGCTGATGTACAACGAGGGATACGGCTACCGGTCCGGCATCCGCCCGTTCATGATCAACCACCTGCACGACAAGGTGGCCAAACTGCGGGACATGGTGCGGGTGGACCGGGACGACCTGGTGGTCGACATCGGTAGCAACGACTCCACCTTGTTGCGCGGATACCTGCCCGACGCGCCGAAGCTGGTGGGCTTCGACCCGGTGGGCGAGAAGTTCCGTGAGCTCTACCCTCCGGAGGCCGACCTCGTCTCCGGGTTCTTCTCCGCCGAGACGTTCAAGGAGCGCTACGGCGAACGCCGCGCCAAGGTCGTCACCTCCATCGCGATGTTGTACGACCTCCCGGAACCGATGCGGTTCATGCGGGACGTGCACGACATCCTGACCGAGGACGGACTCTGGCTGACGGAGCAGAGCTATCTGCCCTCCATGCTCGACGCCGGTGCCTACGACGTCGTGTGTCACGAGCACCTCGAGTACTACGCGCTCGCACAGCTAGAGTGGATGGCGCAGCGCACCGGGCTGAAGGTCGTCGACGCTGAGATCACCGACGTCTACGGCGGCAGCCTGTGCGCCGTGCTCGCCAAGGAAGGCAGCGGCCACCCGGTCGACGAGGCGAAGCTGGAACTCATCCGCGCCCGCGAGGCAGCCGCGAAGCTCGATACCCTGGCCCCCTACGAAGCGTTCGCGCGCCAGGCCGAGCACCAGCGCGACCAACTGCTGGAACTCCTGGCTCGGTCGCGGGCCGAGGGCAAGCTGACGCTCGGCTACGGCGCCTCGACCAAGGGCAACGTCATCCTCCAGTACTGCGGGCTCACCGACGAGGACCTGCCCTGCATCGGCGAGGTCAGCCCTGAGAAGTCCGGGTGCTATACCCCGGGCAGCGACATCCCGATCGTCTCGGAGGAGGAGGCCAAGTCGCACCGTCCCGACCAGCTGCTGGTACTGCCCTGGATCTACCGTGACGGGTTCGTCGAACGTGAGCGGGAGTTCCTCGCGGGCGGCGGAGAACTGATCTTCCCCCTACCCCGACTGGAAATCGTATGA
- the eryF gene encoding 6-deoxyerythronolide B hydroxylase, whose protein sequence is MTTVPDLESDSFHVDWYRTYAELRETSPVTSVRFLGQDAWLITGYDEAKAALNDLRLSSDPKKKYPGVEVEFPAYLGFPEDVRNYFANNMGTSDPPTHTRLRKLVSQEFTVRRVEAMRPRVERITSDLLDQLGDSGEGDVVDRFAHPLPIKVICELLGVDERYRGDFGRWSSEILVMAPERAEARGEAAREIVNFILELIERRRTEPGDDLLSGLIRVQNDDADRLSADELASVSLVLLLAGFEASVSLIGIGTYLLLTHPEQLALVRRDPSAWPNAVEEILRCITPPETTTRFATEELEIGGVTIPRYSTVLVAGGAANRDPKQFPNPDRFDVTRDTRGHLAFGQGIHFCMGRPLAKLEGEVALRALFERFPDLSLGVDADDVLWRRSLLLRGIDHLPVRLEG, encoded by the coding sequence ATGACGACCGTTCCCGACCTCGAAAGCGACTCCTTCCACGTCGACTGGTACCGCACCTATGCCGAGCTGCGGGAGACCTCACCGGTGACGTCGGTACGCTTCCTCGGCCAGGACGCTTGGCTGATCACCGGCTACGACGAAGCGAAAGCCGCGCTCAACGACTTACGCCTGAGCAGCGACCCGAAGAAGAAGTACCCGGGTGTGGAGGTCGAGTTCCCGGCCTACCTCGGATTCCCCGAGGACGTGCGGAACTACTTCGCCAACAACATGGGTACCAGCGACCCACCCACCCACACCCGACTGCGCAAGCTGGTCTCCCAGGAGTTCACGGTGCGCCGGGTGGAGGCTATGCGTCCCCGTGTCGAGCGGATCACCTCCGACCTGCTCGACCAGCTCGGCGACTCAGGCGAGGGCGACGTCGTCGACCGCTTCGCCCACCCGCTTCCCATCAAGGTCATCTGCGAACTGCTGGGCGTTGACGAGCGATACCGCGGTGACTTCGGACGGTGGAGCTCGGAGATCCTGGTCATGGCCCCGGAGCGGGCCGAGGCACGTGGTGAGGCGGCCAGGGAGATAGTCAACTTCATCCTCGAGCTGATCGAACGCCGCCGCACCGAGCCCGGTGACGACCTGCTCTCCGGATTGATCAGGGTCCAGAACGACGATGCCGACCGGCTCAGTGCCGATGAGCTGGCCTCCGTCTCGCTGGTACTGCTGCTGGCCGGTTTCGAAGCGTCGGTGAGCCTGATCGGAATCGGCACCTACTTGCTGCTCACTCACCCGGAGCAGCTCGCGCTAGTCCGGCGGGACCCGTCGGCGTGGCCCAACGCGGTGGAGGAGATCCTGCGCTGCATCACTCCTCCGGAGACCACCACGCGGTTCGCCACGGAGGAGCTGGAGATCGGTGGCGTGACGATCCCGCGGTACAGCACGGTTCTGGTGGCCGGAGGCGCGGCCAACCGCGACCCGAAACAGTTCCCGAACCCCGACCGCTTCGATGTCACCCGCGACACCCGCGGTCATCTGGCGTTCGGTCAGGGCATCCACTTCTGCATGGGCCGGCCGTTGGCCAAGCTGGAGGGCGAGGTCGCGCTGCGGGCGTTGTTCGAGCGCTTCCCCGACCTGTCGCTGGGAGTCGACGCCGACGACGTGTTGTGGCGACGATCGTTGTTGCTGCGCGGTATCGACCACCTGCCGGTGCGACTGGAGGGATGA
- a CDS encoding thioesterase II family protein: MSTWLRRFGPPVEPRARLVCFPHAGAAADSYSDLARALAPEIDVYAVQYPGRQDRRDEEPLGTAGEIGDEVATVLRARDAEGPPFALFGHSMGALVAYETARRLEREPRGRPVRLFTSGQTAPHVHERRTDLPDDDGLLDELRRLGTNETALADEELLTMSLPVLRADYQVLRSYVWQDGPPLRAGITALCGDADPLTAVGDAERWLQYSVIPGRTRTFPGGHFYLEDQVTEVAGAVRRDLLRTGLADCDDHEVGSGQLAPHDRVAGQRAPDVAVEDPGPLVPDDSPPSLCGQQSNQFDHVVGNDFTSRSTDTFPRG, translated from the coding sequence ATGAGCACCTGGCTACGGCGGTTCGGTCCTCCCGTCGAACCTCGGGCGCGGCTGGTGTGCTTCCCGCACGCGGGAGCCGCGGCCGACTCCTACTCCGACTTGGCACGCGCCTTGGCGCCCGAGATCGACGTGTACGCCGTGCAGTACCCGGGACGTCAGGACCGCCGCGACGAGGAACCACTGGGCACCGCCGGTGAGATCGGCGACGAAGTAGCCACCGTGCTACGCGCACGGGATGCGGAGGGACCGCCGTTCGCCCTGTTCGGGCACAGCATGGGCGCGCTGGTCGCGTACGAGACGGCACGCAGGCTCGAACGCGAGCCCCGCGGACGGCCGGTGCGACTGTTCACGTCCGGACAGACCGCGCCCCACGTGCACGAGCGGCGCACCGACCTGCCCGACGACGACGGACTGCTCGACGAGCTGCGCAGGCTCGGCACCAACGAGACGGCGCTGGCCGACGAGGAACTGCTCACCATGTCGCTACCGGTGCTGCGCGCCGACTACCAAGTACTGCGTTCCTACGTGTGGCAGGACGGTCCCCCGTTGCGGGCCGGCATCACCGCGTTGTGCGGCGATGCCGATCCACTGACAGCGGTCGGGGACGCCGAGCGCTGGTTGCAGTACTCGGTCATCCCCGGACGTACCAGGACCTTCCCCGGCGGGCACTTCTACCTCGAGGATCAGGTCACCGAGGTAGCCGGTGCCGTTCGCCGCGACCTGCTACGTACCGGGCTCGCGGACTGCGACGACCACGAGGTCGGGAGCGGGCAGCTCGCCCCTCACGACCGGGTTGCTGGTCAGCGAGCACCTGACGTGGCCGTAGAAGATCCCGGCCCGCTCGTTCCGGACGACTCGCCCCCTAGCTTGTGCGGCCAGCAGTCCAACCAGTTCGATCACGTCGTCGGAAACGACTTCACCTCGAGGTCGACCGATACCTTCCCCAGGGGGTAG
- a CDS encoding aldo/keto reductase, with protein MTTDAATHVRLGRSALLTSRLWLGTVNFSGRVEDDEALRLMDHARDRGINCVDTADMYGWRVYKGHTEELVGRWLAQGDGRREDTVLATKVGGEMSDRVNDSGLSARHIIASCEGSLRRLGVDHIDVYQMHHIDRSAPWDEVWQAMDSLVRSGKVSYIGSSNFAGWHIAAAQENAARRHSLGMVSHQCLYNLAVRHAELEVLPAARAYGLGVFAWSPLHGGLLSGALGKLAAGTALKSAQGRAQVLLPAMRPAVEAYEKLCHNLGEDPAEVGLVWVLSRPGIAGAVIGPRTPEQLDSALKASTMTLDEQVLSELDNIFPPVASGGAAPEAWSQ; from the coding sequence ATGACCACTGACGCCGCGACGCACGTGCGGCTCGGGCGTTCCGCGTTGCTCACCAGCAGGCTCTGGCTCGGCACGGTGAACTTCAGTGGACGCGTCGAGGACGACGAGGCGCTGCGCCTGATGGACCACGCCCGTGACCGCGGGATCAACTGCGTCGACACTGCCGACATGTACGGCTGGCGGGTCTACAAGGGTCACACCGAGGAGCTGGTGGGCAGGTGGCTGGCCCAGGGCGACGGACGGCGCGAGGACACCGTGCTGGCGACCAAGGTCGGTGGCGAGATGAGCGACCGGGTCAACGACAGCGGGTTGTCGGCTCGGCACATCATCGCTTCCTGCGAGGGATCGCTGCGCAGGCTGGGAGTCGACCACATCGATGTCTACCAGATGCACCACATCGACCGGTCCGCCCCGTGGGACGAGGTGTGGCAGGCGATGGACAGCCTCGTCAGGAGCGGCAAGGTCTCCTACATCGGATCGTCGAATTTCGCGGGGTGGCACATCGCCGCGGCGCAGGAGAACGCCGCGCGCCGTCACTCGTTGGGCATGGTCTCCCACCAGTGCCTCTACAACCTGGCGGTCCGGCACGCCGAGCTGGAGGTGTTGCCCGCCGCACGGGCCTACGGGCTCGGCGTCTTCGCCTGGTCGCCGCTGCACGGCGGCTTGCTCAGCGGAGCGCTGGGGAAGCTGGCCGCGGGCACCGCGCTGAAGTCGGCGCAGGGGCGGGCCCAGGTACTGCTGCCCGCGATGCGCCCGGCCGTCGAGGCCTACGAGAAGTTGTGCCACAACCTCGGCGAGGACCCCGCCGAAGTGGGGCTCGTGTGGGTGCTGTCCCGTCCCGGGATCGCTGGCGCCGTCATCGGCCCGCGCACCCCCGAACAACTCGACTCCGCGCTGAAGGCGTCCACGATGACCTTGGACGAACAGGTGCTATCCGAACTGGACAATATATTCCCCCCGGTGGCCTCCGGCGGCGCGGCACCGGAAGCCTGGTCGCAGTGA